In the genome of Hyphobacterium sp. CCMP332, one region contains:
- a CDS encoding acyltransferase, whose product MNVAKKLTGLLKRETSTGKYIPLIDGIRFLAIMLVLMQHLNERIIKYNSDLSLNSGFEEQFSFLLSRGSVGVFIFFTLSGFIISLPFFKNSRQENFNYRKYIVRRITRLEPTYILWMSFFMIVFSIKSGWGQGIFGHFFSSIFYIHNIVYTDLSIINPVSWSLEVEIQYYLIAPFLVFGYLYVRGIKRRRFLILILIGIFICVQNICAWQLIPFKLSLLGHLQHFLTGIFIADLYSRGNFFERKSYFWDIVFIPSLLLIQYTWSEELIRSLIMETALIFLFISVFKGKWFRLLFSNKITTIIGGMCYTIYLIHLPLFEGFYTFIFSIHKSENYFLNLILSGIPVLLILLLISIPAYYYLEKPFMKNQWWMSRTIQKSQL is encoded by the coding sequence ATGAATGTAGCTAAGAAATTAACAGGACTACTTAAAAGAGAAACTTCAACAGGGAAATATATCCCATTGATTGATGGTATCAGATTTCTGGCCATAATGCTGGTTTTAATGCAGCATCTTAATGAGCGAATTATAAAATACAATTCGGATCTGAGTTTAAATAGCGGATTTGAAGAGCAGTTTTCATTTCTTTTAAGCAGAGGTTCTGTGGGGGTGTTTATTTTCTTTACCCTGAGCGGTTTTATAATATCCCTTCCATTTTTTAAAAACTCCAGGCAGGAAAATTTTAACTATAGGAAATACATTGTAAGACGCATCACAAGACTTGAACCAACTTATATTTTGTGGATGAGTTTTTTTATGATCGTCTTTTCAATTAAGTCGGGATGGGGGCAGGGCATTTTCGGTCATTTTTTCAGTAGTATCTTTTACATTCATAACATCGTATATACGGACCTTTCAATAATCAATCCTGTGTCCTGGTCACTGGAAGTTGAAATTCAGTATTACCTCATTGCCCCGTTTTTAGTTTTTGGTTATCTGTACGTAAGAGGAATTAAGCGTCGAAGATTTCTGATATTGATTTTGATAGGTATATTCATTTGTGTACAAAATATTTGTGCCTGGCAGCTAATACCTTTTAAGTTGAGCCTCCTTGGCCATTTACAACATTTTTTAACCGGTATTTTTATCGCAGACCTATACAGCAGGGGCAATTTCTTTGAACGAAAATCATATTTCTGGGACATTGTTTTTATTCCCTCTCTCCTCCTTATCCAATATACCTGGTCCGAGGAATTGATCCGCAGTCTTATAATGGAAACGGCCCTAATCTTCTTATTTATTTCAGTTTTTAAAGGGAAATGGTTCAGATTATTATTTTCAAACAAAATCACCACGATTATAGGGGGAATGTGCTATACCATATACCTCATTCACCTGCCCTTATTTGAAGGGTTTTATACGTTCATCTTCAGCATCCATAAATCTGAAAACTATTTTTTAAACCTTATACTTAGCGGAATTCCGGTTCTCCTCATTTTACTTTTAATCAGTATCCCTGCCTACTATTATTTAGAAAAACCATTTATGAAAAATCAATGGTGGATGTCAAGAACTATTCAAAAATCTCAATTATAA
- a CDS encoding TolC family protein codes for MNAIKIIMFLYLLIHVSMVKGQSEISAGNKLKPLELLLQIAQDNSNAFKAMEAQQLNINQEISGLKKNWMEHIFLTGNINYGTGNVLDEVNNSGIQGLNYTNRKNTFYNLGINLYLPVSKIANRKHQIKAKEFRIEELEHLKQESLSFLNSEIIKQYNNLEYHLKELKLLSEIVHTYETDKSFAENAFRQGNISIEVYKSSIDTYYSSKVNFEKAKSQAQLCARLLTELVGQPIFEI; via the coding sequence ATGAATGCAATTAAAATAATAATGTTTTTATATCTATTGATCCATGTTTCAATGGTTAAAGGACAATCCGAAATAAGTGCAGGAAACAAATTGAAACCCCTTGAACTTCTCCTTCAAATTGCTCAAGATAATTCCAATGCTTTTAAAGCCATGGAAGCACAGCAATTAAATATAAACCAGGAAATATCCGGGCTCAAAAAAAACTGGATGGAACATATATTCTTAACCGGAAATATAAATTACGGTACAGGGAATGTCCTTGACGAGGTCAATAACAGTGGAATCCAGGGATTAAACTATACCAATAGAAAAAACACATTTTATAATTTGGGTATAAATCTATATCTCCCTGTCAGTAAAATTGCTAACCGTAAGCATCAGATAAAAGCCAAAGAATTTCGAATTGAGGAGCTCGAACATTTGAAACAAGAAAGCCTCAGCTTTTTAAATTCAGAGATTATAAAACAATACAATAATCTGGAATATCACTTAAAAGAACTGAAGTTATTATCGGAGATAGTCCACACCTATGAAACCGATAAGTCTTTTGCTGAAAATGCTTTTCGCCAGGGAAATATCTCTATTGAAGTATACAAAAGCAGCATCGACACTTATTATTCAAGCAAAGTGAATTTTGAAAAAGCAAAAAGCCAGGCACAATTATGTGCGAGGTTATTAACTGAATTAGTTGGCCAACCAATCTTTGAAATATGA
- a CDS encoding sugar transferase translates to MLSIKKSFILKRIFDIAAASLLLILLSPLLVLVALAIKLESKGPVFYYSLRAGKNYKVFKFYKFRSMITEADQMIEKLADQNQYKSEAKSTINSKIITRSGIAYFQPNNSLIQDGFIIDKNDYYLQKYSETENAFVKIKNDPRITRIGKFIRKTSIDELPQLINVIKGDMSLVGNRPLPLYEAEKLTSDEAVARFMAPAGITGLWQVTEKGKDKMNKCRRIQLDNNYALNNSLFKDLGILLKTFSAMIQNEGV, encoded by the coding sequence ATGCTCTCAATTAAAAAATCATTCATCTTAAAAAGAATATTCGACATCGCTGCGGCCTCTTTACTTCTCATATTACTAAGCCCGCTTCTTGTATTGGTAGCACTGGCAATAAAATTGGAATCAAAAGGACCAGTTTTTTACTATTCCTTAAGAGCCGGTAAGAACTACAAGGTTTTCAAGTTTTACAAATTTAGATCAATGATCACAGAAGCGGATCAAATGATCGAAAAATTGGCAGATCAAAACCAATACAAGAGCGAAGCAAAATCAACAATTAACTCAAAAATAATTACGCGATCTGGAATTGCATATTTTCAACCTAATAATTCGCTGATTCAGGATGGATTCATTATTGACAAAAATGATTATTATCTGCAAAAATACTCAGAAACAGAAAATGCCTTTGTAAAAATTAAAAATGATCCACGAATAACCAGGATCGGAAAATTCATCAGGAAAACCAGTATTGATGAATTACCACAGCTAATCAATGTAATTAAAGGTGATATGTCCTTAGTTGGAAACCGTCCTCTTCCATTGTATGAGGCAGAAAAGTTGACTTCAGATGAAGCCGTTGCACGCTTTATGGCACCAGCAGGTATAACAGGACTATGGCAGGTCACAGAAAAAGGAAAAGATAAAATGAATAAATGCAGACGAATACAATTGGATAATAATTACGCCCTGAATAATTCATTGTTCAAGGATTTGGGAATCCTCTTGAAAACATTTTCTGCCATGATCCAAAATGAAGGTGTCTAA
- a CDS encoding ATP-binding cassette domain-containing protein, producing the protein MIRIKDLYFSYKKNAEVLKGIELQWESGRIHGLMGSNGSGKSTLFYCIKGLRKDYSGEISLEKEPGENPKLTDSEIAFLPAENYFYPRMMASEYLHFFTLNNPNFEPAHWLEIMDLPGSGIVDNFSTGMKKKLAIIGCMGLDKAILILDEPFNGLDAESFQLVQEILLQENKKGKTIILSSHISSSLKEICQDIAYLEDGRIKSIFQAKDFTSMDAQLFEKKREELRRKIL; encoded by the coding sequence ATGATCCGTATAAAAGACCTGTATTTTTCATATAAAAAAAACGCCGAAGTATTAAAAGGAATCGAGCTACAATGGGAAAGCGGTCGGATACACGGATTGATGGGATCAAATGGTTCTGGAAAAAGCACCCTTTTCTATTGTATTAAAGGATTGAGAAAGGACTATAGCGGAGAAATTAGTTTAGAGAAAGAGCCAGGTGAAAATCCGAAATTAACAGACTCAGAAATCGCATTTCTACCCGCGGAAAATTATTTCTACCCCAGGATGATGGCCTCGGAGTATTTGCATTTTTTTACGCTGAACAATCCGAATTTTGAACCGGCACATTGGCTGGAGATTATGGATTTACCGGGGAGTGGTATCGTCGATAATTTCTCAACTGGAATGAAGAAAAAGCTGGCCATTATTGGCTGTATGGGTCTGGACAAAGCCATTCTGATTCTCGATGAGCCATTCAACGGCCTCGATGCCGAGTCTTTTCAACTGGTACAGGAAATCCTCTTGCAGGAAAATAAGAAAGGTAAAACCATAATACTCAGCTCGCACATTTCATCCTCCCTAAAGGAAATCTGCCAGGACATCGCCTATCTCGAGGATGGGCGAATTAAAAGTATTTTTCAAGCCAAAGATTTTACCAGTATGGATGCCCAATTATTTGAGAAAAAACGGGAGGAGCTTAGAAGGAAAATATTGTAA
- a CDS encoding PAS domain S-box protein, which produces MNQFDIVYKLDSELNILFGNEAFFNTLKLDRQAETSLYEIISEEHHKELDELRVSLENSEFEKQYIELPFNDRSNEIVWLGQSIEKSSTKVENLKFIAVAKNLTENIKARKLVLSNEQKYREIIENIDLGLMEVDLEENILFANDSFCKSTGFSLQELKGKNASEVFSPEDSQFREIISTHNKRRFKGESSIYEMRLTKKDGTHCWMMISGAPVKNINGKVIGSIGIHHDITNRKLEEINKKKLLDELEARNDELLKKQEYLNAINEFVTGLMHANTIEDIVKKITEDTIKKFEFKDCVVYLLDESRKNLFQVSAYGPKDNKGKIVNPIVIPFGKGIVGTVAKTGRPEMISDTSQDPRYIVDDEIRFSELAVPIIADDEIIGVIDSEHPKKNFFDIDHLKTLTTIANLSATKIKSSIIRSKKKLSDQALSESEEKLRSILNSALDAVITIDENGIVTEWNPQAEILFKFRKDEAIGRKLSTLIIPEEFRLMHDKGMEHWKKTGEGPVLNKRIEITGINKDLEVFPIELSIVPVISKGQHFFSAFVRDITPRKKAEKQMQDALEKHKELNELKSRFVSMTSHEFRTPLTTIKSNIELLEWQLEKQKMQINPGMNKNFVRIGSEVKRLTELMDDILIIGRIESGKIPFIPVSNDYVLLMKEILENSFSRRKDGRSVEFYSNCEKIIGDFDPNVYDHIISNLISNAFKYSKGKGNPELHLNYKNDYLEIKVKDKGIGIPKEDLEQLFDSFYRASNVENVQGTGLGLAIVKEFAQMHSATIDISSEVNKGTEITIIQPLNLSQNKSIKSNSISN; this is translated from the coding sequence ATGAATCAATTTGACATCGTATATAAACTGGATTCTGAATTAAATATTTTATTCGGCAACGAGGCTTTTTTTAATACTCTGAAATTGGACAGGCAGGCTGAGACATCCCTTTATGAAATTATATCTGAAGAGCATCATAAAGAGCTCGATGAATTAAGGGTCAGTCTTGAAAATAGTGAGTTTGAAAAACAATACATTGAATTGCCGTTTAATGATAGATCAAACGAAATAGTATGGCTGGGCCAATCAATAGAAAAAAGCAGTACTAAAGTTGAAAATCTCAAATTCATTGCTGTAGCCAAAAATCTCACTGAGAATATAAAAGCCAGAAAACTAGTGCTTTCAAATGAGCAAAAGTACAGAGAAATTATTGAGAATATAGATCTGGGCTTAATGGAAGTTGACCTTGAAGAGAATATATTATTTGCCAATGATTCATTTTGTAAAAGTACAGGCTTTAGTCTCCAAGAGCTAAAAGGAAAAAACGCGAGCGAAGTTTTTTCACCAGAGGATTCTCAATTCAGAGAAATTATCAGTACACACAATAAAAGGAGATTCAAGGGTGAGTCGAGTATTTATGAGATGCGTCTGACAAAAAAGGATGGCACACATTGTTGGATGATGATCAGCGGTGCACCGGTTAAGAATATTAATGGGAAAGTAATAGGCTCAATTGGAATTCATCATGATATAACAAATCGCAAACTGGAGGAAATCAATAAGAAGAAGTTGCTCGATGAACTGGAGGCCAGGAATGATGAATTATTAAAAAAGCAAGAATATTTGAATGCGATTAATGAATTTGTCACAGGACTAATGCATGCCAATACCATAGAAGATATTGTTAAAAAAATTACAGAAGATACAATAAAGAAATTCGAATTTAAAGACTGTGTCGTCTACCTTCTGGATGAAAGTAGAAAAAATCTTTTTCAAGTAAGTGCTTATGGTCCCAAAGATAATAAAGGTAAAATAGTTAACCCCATTGTTATTCCATTCGGTAAGGGCATAGTCGGAACAGTTGCCAAAACAGGTAGGCCGGAGATGATCTCCGATACAAGTCAAGATCCTAGATATATTGTAGATGATGAGATTCGTTTCTCAGAGTTGGCAGTACCAATAATTGCCGATGATGAAATAATAGGTGTGATAGATTCAGAACATCCAAAAAAGAACTTTTTTGATATTGATCATTTAAAGACGCTCACCACCATTGCAAATTTATCCGCTACCAAAATCAAAAGTTCGATTATCAGATCCAAAAAGAAACTTTCGGATCAGGCCTTGTCGGAAAGTGAAGAGAAATTAAGATCAATACTAAACTCAGCTCTTGATGCAGTTATTACTATTGATGAAAATGGGATCGTAACTGAATGGAATCCCCAGGCTGAAATACTCTTCAAATTCCGCAAAGATGAGGCCATTGGCAGAAAGCTATCGACATTAATTATCCCGGAGGAATTCAGATTGATGCACGATAAAGGAATGGAGCACTGGAAAAAAACCGGTGAAGGACCTGTATTAAATAAAAGAATTGAAATTACCGGCATTAATAAAGATTTGGAAGTATTTCCAATTGAATTGAGTATCGTACCTGTAATAAGCAAAGGTCAGCATTTCTTTTCCGCATTTGTAAGAGATATTACACCAAGAAAAAAAGCCGAAAAACAAATGCAGGATGCATTAGAGAAGCATAAAGAATTAAATGAGCTGAAATCAAGATTTGTCTCAATGACATCACATGAATTCAGAACGCCTTTAACGACTATTAAATCCAACATTGAACTTCTGGAATGGCAATTGGAGAAACAGAAGATGCAGATAAATCCGGGCATGAATAAAAACTTTGTGAGAATCGGATCTGAAGTAAAAAGACTTACAGAGTTAATGGACGACATATTGATAATAGGTAGAATTGAATCAGGGAAAATTCCATTTATTCCGGTATCGAATGATTATGTTTTACTAATGAAAGAGATTCTTGAAAATTCATTTTCAAGAAGGAAAGATGGAAGAAGCGTTGAGTTTTATTCCAATTGCGAAAAAATTATAGGCGATTTTGATCCAAACGTTTACGATCATATTATAAGTAATCTGATTTCAAATGCATTTAAATATTCCAAAGGCAAAGGAAATCCAGAACTGCATTTGAATTATAAAAACGATTATTTAGAAATTAAGGTAAAGGATAAAGGAATAGGAATTCCTAAAGAAGACCTTGAACAGCTCTTCGACTCTTTTTACAGAGCTTCTAATGTTGAAAACGTACAAGGTACAGGACTGGGCTTGGCAATAGTAAAAGAATTTGCTCAAATGCACTCCGCTACTATCGATATAAGCTCTGAAGTCAATAAAGGAACAGAAATCACAATAATTCAACCTTTAAACCTTAGTCAGAATAAAAGTATTAAATCCAATTCTATTTCAAATTAA
- a CDS encoding response regulator — protein MKKFKILIVEDDNLIAESLQDIILALDHEVAGIAGNAKSAMEMIQLEKPDLALLDIQINGSIDGLELADMIKAESDIPFIFTTAFADTSTLEKAKELGPFGYIVKPYGIKDVNAAIQIAMSNHSSVQSLKKTSDQAMLKNNHLFVKADSRLIKIKDDEILYVEAKGDYAIFKTSSKSYVVHSTMKNIENKLSSRNFVKVHRSFIVNLDKIVDIEDTNLLINDKIIPISRSNKNALMDRINLI, from the coding sequence ATGAAAAAATTCAAAATTTTAATCGTAGAAGACGATAACTTAATTGCAGAAAGTTTACAAGATATAATTTTAGCTCTTGATCATGAAGTTGCAGGTATTGCGGGCAATGCAAAATCAGCAATGGAAATGATACAACTTGAAAAACCGGATCTTGCACTTTTAGATATCCAAATAAATGGAAGTATTGACGGACTTGAACTGGCTGATATGATTAAAGCTGAATCCGATATTCCGTTCATATTTACCACGGCATTTGCAGATACAAGCACGCTGGAAAAAGCAAAGGAACTTGGGCCCTTCGGTTATATTGTAAAACCTTATGGTATTAAGGATGTAAATGCGGCCATTCAAATTGCAATGAGTAATCATTCTTCTGTTCAAAGTCTAAAAAAAACCAGTGATCAGGCAATGCTAAAGAATAATCACCTCTTCGTAAAAGCAGATTCCAGGCTTATTAAAATTAAGGATGATGAGATTTTATATGTGGAAGCAAAAGGGGATTATGCCATATTCAAGACTTCCTCAAAATCATACGTGGTTCATTCTACCATGAAAAATATCGAGAATAAATTGAGCAGTCGTAATTTTGTAAAAGTACATCGCTCATTTATAGTTAACCTGGACAAAATCGTAGATATTGAAGATACTAACTTGCTTATAAATGATAAAATCATTCCAATTAGCAGGTCAAACAAGAATGCTTTGATGGATAGAATTAACTTGATTTAA
- a CDS encoding response regulator transcription factor, translating into MKKNILIVEKHPMMRLFLHNYLSKYYNVKSFKSFKSIFEEVEIGFFTDAIVSHYCSANSEESRYLEDIKFHILLRNRPVLMFTNEDKSDQRIHALSLGAKDSISKPFNPEELQLRISRLINSENVELVNSKLQVS; encoded by the coding sequence ATGAAAAAGAACATCCTGATTGTAGAAAAGCATCCGATGATGCGACTATTTTTGCATAACTATTTAAGTAAATATTACAATGTCAAATCATTTAAAAGCTTCAAGAGTATTTTTGAAGAAGTAGAAATTGGTTTTTTTACCGATGCTATTGTGTCCCATTACTGCTCTGCGAATTCCGAAGAGTCAAGGTACCTTGAAGATATAAAATTTCACATTTTACTTAGAAACAGACCCGTTTTGATGTTTACGAATGAAGACAAAAGTGATCAGAGAATTCATGCATTGAGTCTTGGTGCAAAAGACAGCATCTCCAAACCATTCAACCCGGAAGAATTACAATTGAGAATAAGTAGATTAATTAATTCTGAAAATGTAGAATTGGTTAATTCAAAGTTACAAGTTTCATAA